The following DNA comes from Armatimonadota bacterium.
GTTGATGTCCGAGGCCCGAGATTGTACAGTCAAAGCACCTTTGTGCGGAAGATCTGCTGAGGGGGTGTGCCATGCAGGGGCGGGCAGAGGTCAGACTTCGCCTCGCCGGGTTCGTGCTGGTCGGGGCGGTGGTGGCCTATGGGATCCTCGGAGGGCTCGCATGGGCTGCACCCGCAGACCGGGCTATGGAGTGGACGCGGGTGGTGGAGGCGGCCAAGCGGGAGGGTCGCCTCGTGGTGTACGACGCGTTCGGGGGCGCGGTCCCCACGGTGCAGTACGCCGCGGAGCGGTTCGAGGCCACCTACGGGATCAAGGTGGAGGTGGCCGTCATGCGGGCGAGCGAGTCCATCGAGCGTATCCGGGTGGAGCAGCGGGCAGGGCGTCCCCTCGCGGATCTGGTGACGGTGGGGCCCTCCACGGTGCGGCCGATGATGGAGGAGGGGGTACTCCGCCCCGTCGAGTTCCTCCCCAGCGCCGTCCGCGTCTCCCCGCAGCTGCGGGCGAAGATGGAGGAGTGGGGGCTGGGGCAGCACACGCTCACCACCCTGGTGCAGCTCTATGGGATCCTGATCAACACGAACCTCGTGCGGCCCGAGGCGGAACCCCGGAGCTGGATGGACCTGCTGGACTCCCGATGGCGGGGGCAGATGATCATGGATGACCCGCGGGCTCCCGGGGGAGGATACGTGTTCTTCGCCGCAGCCTACAAGCAGCTGGGCCGCCGCTATCAGGAGGCCCTGGCGGAACAGAGAC
Coding sequences within:
- a CDS encoding extracellular solute-binding protein, with amino-acid sequence MQGRAEVRLRLAGFVLVGAVVAYGILGGLAWAAPADRAMEWTRVVEAAKREGRLVVYDAFGGAVPTVQYAAERFEATYGIKVEVAVMRASESIERIRVEQRAGRPLADLVTVGPSTVRPMMEEGVLRPVEFLPSAVRVSPQLRAKMEEWGLGQHTLTTLVQLYGILINTNLVRPEAEPRSWMDLLDSRWRGQMIMDDPRAPGGGYVFFAAAYKQLGRRYQEALAEQRPFLTRAIADAATRVARGEFAAMVPFALGLYPRVRGGPVKLLIPREGAPYVHLGFSFPARSPHPNAARLFAEFFLSREIQLRLTQDYILPAVAGLGAQAAEEVRPYLRARLWDTIDDPRRDPEWLRRAAEIYR